The sequence GATGATCTGCTTATTGGTTTCGTTGTTGATAacatatgcataaatatatGGTGTTGTGTTGTTCATTCGTTTTGCTTGAAGAAGATTTTTTATCTACTAGTgttattatgaattttattgattCTTTTAGAgagtaaaaatatttcattattactattattttaaatttcttgttCAGACTCTTGTAAATTgattcatatattaaatttatagggTTTAATTTTCGCATTAATTAGtttattacaaatattattcatttttatagCCCCTTGCAAtttaatatattgtaatttagCTAGATTGGACATGGAACAAAGAGTAACTTAATGAAGAAGTCGAATCTTACGGCTTGCAGAAAATCTTTCTATACCATACCATATCTTGTGAAGcaagggaaatttttttttttttttttttttttttttttgggttcgttTAAGAAAGTTAATTCTAACtacaagggaaaaaagaaaaaaacggcTTTTGGATGAGTACTTTTAGTTAAACTGCtttcatttttaaaaggaaaaagaaagtttgGACGAGTTTTACATTTCGTCTTGCACCATGTTAATTATCTGTAATACAATATTTGATCTAAATATATAAGCACAAGAACTACTCTGACATCAACGTAGCCCACTAAATTCTGTCGCTCCTTGCTTGTGGAGcggatttcaaaaaaataaaaaaagctataTTGAATTGGAATCGAtgacttaattttatttaatgttcAAAGCTTAattctatatattatttaagagAATCCTCAAAACTAAGCAAACATTGCCAAAAAAAGCTATTGTCACTTAATGAAGTCATTAAGGATAATTTGATAGTAAAAgtcattattttcaaaaataatgatttaaagttcaaattctttacctttaaaatatatttaaaaaaaaaaaaaaaaacactactaTTGAAAAAGTGGGATTGGATTGGCATTGGGCCATATAATGGATAAGTCCATAACGCTGAACAATCCAGTCGGCCATTCCCCATGAAAACCATATGCAAATCATGAAGTCAGGACCCAGTCTACGCCATAAACAACCATTAATATGGACCGACCGAATTTTGACCATTTACAACATTTTTCCCTATAaggatttatatataattggaaatttcaaactctcagaattaaaaataaaattatccacCGTAGTTTTCTTGACggatttgtcttcttttttcaaattaCACCGCGAAGACCGAAAATGCACTTAAGCACGAATTTTTAGGTCGGGAATATCAGACATACCCGACAAtgtcaatatcaaaatatatatatttgtttttacttcCTCAAATAGaaacttttaaaagttaaaaacctCGTtctaaaaaagtgaaaaaaaaaaaaaaaaactgaaataaCTAAACGTCTATGCATCGATCGTGTACCGTAGCAGTCATATCATAACACAAGAACTATTTAGTTTAGCCAGTCATGGAAGAGCCTTATATAAgtaaaatttccatatttttctaagtttgaccattattatttttcatataatataaagtagcatatttatatgtttgaaactttttcaaaattataaactttGAATTAATCTTCTTTTAGaatgtggaattatattgtacaTTTTTTACGCGGCTGGTTCTTGATTATAAATAGGAAGCCAATGAGAGGTGGGGTTGATGAATTGAGATAATCAGCAAGCAGAGATATATAGAAAAGATATGGAACCTTGGCTAATTGCAAtcatagtttttgttgtatcaaCGATCATAATTATCATCTTAAGTTTGATATGTCGAGCTCAACGCACATGGGTTGGACATGGTGGAGGTAGTGGAGCAATAGGTGGCGGAATTTGGGCTGGTGGAGGTGGTGGAGTAGATAATGTTGGAGGAGGAGGTTATGATGGTGGAGCGGATTATGCCATTGGAATAGGAGGTTTCGGCGGTGCAGGCGATTATGGTGGTGGAGGGGGAGGAGGAGGTTTTGGTGGTGGAGGCGATTATGGTGGAGGAGgaggcggtggtggtggtggtggtgatggtggaGGTGCAGGTGGTGGTGCCAGCGCTTGTTGAGTTAATCAAgttattatttgctattttgCTGACTATATGATGTTGTTCTTCCTTAATTTGTAGGCATTTGTACGTAGTTTCTAGAGTAACAATAATTCAGATTTGTtgtttcatttattatatttcttaattgacctcaatttttttttaaaaatttcgtGCAACATATATTTAGATTATTACATGTCAATACTCAACCATACAATTGtagtttaatttataaatacatggctttaaatttaaatttaatattgtatcatATAGTCTTACGCATCATTTAaagcagaaaaataaaaatttaagcaaCCTAATATACTGTAGCAAACAAGTATAAAACCTAAATTTTGAGTCTTAATTtacttgtttaatttattttttttttttttaagtgatgcGAGAGCATGTAATTGGAGAGATATATAACAATATCatcaaaaatccaaacacaTATTATACGACTATGATTCCTACTCAACCCATATCATGAATATTCGACCAAACGGCCGGTATGCAATTCACCAACTCAATCGCAAGGATTTAATTTGGCAAGAGGAATAAACAAAATCCCCAAATTGTTTGCAGCAAGAGTAGCCGATGAATATCAAAATGACTCTTTTTTCTGAAATATCCTCACGTCAAACCAATAGAAGTATCATGTAACTCGTAATTGGACAgtcaataaatatatacttgAGGAATGcatgtttaatttgttttgatatTGTTTGTAATGTTGCGCATGACCATGTATAGCTCGTTGAATTCACATTGCATGTGGATAACGATGATGTGGTAAGATCCTTGTATTTAAGTTTTTCTTCATGTTGGGAGGTAGCCTAGATCAATGCAGCTCGATGACCAAAAATGTAGGCATAGAAAATTAAACAGACAGTAGGATAATTACATCCATGCTGTGTATGTGCCAgccagttaatttttttttttttttttttttttgcagaagTGTACGAGTTGGTTACTGGGTGCTGTAATTGCCACGCCATTAAACTTTGTTGCCACGGTCGCTAAAATGTTAAAAGCTTGTgctaaaaaggaaaagaaaaaaaaagaaaaagaaaaatcatttggtacctgacttttatttttttgtgtttttttgggGCAAAGTTCATAGCCGAGGTTGGTATTTGGAAGAGAAATATACGGGTTGGTTAGGGCGAGACGGGTTAGTATTTGGGCTGGGTTTCGTTTTTTGTCACCGTAGAAGTCTGACAAAAGTTTACATCTATTTGGTCGGTTTGGAAATTGGTCTGGAGAGCTGCTTTTCAACCTTGATAGCATATGACAGATTCCAGATGGGGATGCAGttccaatctctctctctctctctctctctctgtgttagaattataataatattgtaatctaaaggaaaaaaacaaagaaaaagaaagtaattcAAATTCATAGACTCTCACAAATTTCAACTTCAAAATATAAGTTCATGACTTTCTAAGTATAGATGGTTGGGTCTATCTAGATTAATTTCACTTAActagataaaatatttaatcaaataaagataTCGTGACACTTATTGTTTCTAGTCTCGTTCAAGTTATTCCTTATATTACTCACTAGCACTCTTACCACGCTGTTGGCATTGATGATATTGTTAGTACAACATTTATTCATGGTCAGTTGGCTAGAAACGAGCCTTTATGGCCTAATTTTCATGCCAAGTCCAAAATCTTTTCCCTGTCattttctattaaattgctGCATAATTTTGCCAAGTCAACATCCTTTCCTGTCATTTTCTATTAAATTGTAGTTTTTCCTTCCAAGCAAATTAACGCTCCTCCCTTAAGTTTGTAAGCTACTAATTTAACTTGCTTTGATTCACGGATATTTATATAATCAAAAAAAGGTTTCAACAATGTGCACCCAATATAAGAAGTCTTCAATGTATGCAGATTCTATGAAAACAAGGAATattaattttatccttaattacgCTGCGCTCGAGGCTACCTGTTTTGTGCTCCATGGTTGGTTCGCAGTCTAGTACACGGAATAAACAGATATGATGCCACAAACAGGAAgtcaatgaaaaattaatttcatcacTATTAATTCTTCACATAAACAATGAAAACTTTGTGTTTTAAGCTTTTTGCTTAGGTCATCTGTGGCTTAATTAGTTTGTTAGTAGCTTTCATGATCTTTATGATATTACTCACGCACAttccaagaaattaaaaagaaaagtaaatataCATTATTATATGTAGATATAAATGTTGAATATTCTCTCTGCTTTTATAGTCAATAACGTAGCTAAAACAAgctataaatatacattttaggGGAAGCCAAATGCATTAAACTTAATATCTTGTGAAATAGATCGATCCATAAAGAGGCTTCTAGTGTTGCATTTTGTTGATGGGTTGTGTTTGGAGCCATGAAGCTGATCAgaggaaagaaaacaaaaaatattcagCTCCCAAACAAGCAGCTTCTTGAGCTCCAAAAAAAAGTAGGAAGAAacgtggtggtggtgatggtggaggaggaggaggaggaggatgcGGTGGTggaggagaaggaggaggaTGCGGTGGTggaggagaaggaggaggaTGCGGTGGTGGAGGTTGCGGAGGAGGttgtggaggaggaggagggggTTGACAttcataaatacatataatatagcCATGCTATAGTGGACGTGTATCCCATTATAGCTTGAATATGAATAAAGATGCTGAAAGTTTTGTTTATGCTAGTTTACATATATTGTTGTGTAAATGCggaaaaatattcaataaaagcCTCATTCTATGTAAATCTCTCTTACAAATATATGGAATTCATATGATATCACATATTGGTCTTATATgtatgtgtaaaaaaaaaaaaaaaaaaagaaaatctttatATAGGATAAGCCTACTGAATAATTCCTTGTAAATTAtcctttaatgattttttttttaatatttgcatctttttactattatttgttGAATTGTAAACTCATCGTATATGTTCACAATATACATTATCAGTGAAAATTAATTACGGATGGCTAATATTTGCTTTCTCTTCTATAgttgttatgtatatatttttttttccatgtaacTTTgcgtgtataaatatatattttgctttccTTTTTTCTGCATTTATCTTATGGCTACAAATTTAACCATAtagctaaaaatatataatttatttatgttctttGGCAAATAAAGAGAAACTTATAATTTGGATAAATATGCTTTTTCGACTATTTTAAATCACTCCAATAATTACTTCACGGTTCATGCTAACCAGATTGAAAGTTGTACACCTGTAGTACTTGTACTGTTGATATTTTAAACACAACTtgaattttctttgcaaaaaaaataaaaaataaaaataataataaaataaaaaaaataaaaaaataaaattctggaACCTCTGTCCCTCCCTCTCCATCCAATAATGTTGACACCTCATCTAAAATTTGAAGTCTAAAATAAGTTATCTGTTTCCCTCTGTTTTATCGTTAACCTTTTGTTCAAGAAATCAACGTCGCCGGATGGGCTATGAAGCTTCCCAGAATATCATTAATGTCTACATCTAGAAGAATTACTAGAGGTAAGTTTTCTCAAGCGTGAGAAAAGCATTACAtaatacttttttaataaaaaaaaattcttttcgaACAAGAATTATGAGACGTAAACGGCAAAGAATGATGGAAAATAAGCTAAGGGAAACCAAATttagaaaactaattttataaCTGCGTTGTCATTTACTGGTTGGTGGAAAGAGACATATAGATAACATGTTATCTACATAAAGGACAAAGAATTTGTACccatttaaaatgatttattttttattgaaaaaaaattatacacgGGCCCATTTTGGTTTTACATTAATATTGTAGATAGCAGTTCGTTGTAATTTCATGGCCATCCATACACATTTATGGTTCAACGGTTATTTTTGTGAAGTTTCACATCAATTGGAAAAGGAAACGAAGCATTCTATATAAATGGGTGtggatattttttttgttaggacccgtccaaaatttctcaccggaaccctagacaagccctgatcccaagaaaaccctaccggaccctccaatggaaaatttggCAGAACCTcacctaagggttggacttaccacaacttcttgcactgaaaacacacttctatattcatccccttattcctcccacaatactacaagttgatttccacaaatttacagtactccaaatgaataacagtaatctagtgcataattaatacataaatgtccgagacagtatacagagcttcatgaagtactattaagcatagaatacaacaagaatgaaagaaatattacaattgaaataaatgaagacaaaggtacttctcgaactaagacagcgacaGAGATTAGGTTCCTCCTGGAATAACGTCTActaccccttgcacctaagggaacggaatttaaaaaaatatgagatgctaatcatctcaatgagtgaccctatctactgaacacttttaatattaataatataacaaataaaggaatttaattaataccaacaattaaataattaaataaataataaacaattgaaagtaataatttctctcaaaactctcactattcactccgttggaaatgttccctttttaaaacattttcacaaaacccgatatttgtatttcccgaaaaccaagggatcaattaatttaataaataattaaataacccaaatataaataaaatgtaataaaatataataaataatttttgaacactttgggtttgaaatttctatctgaaattttatacttgacgcatcacaccatataccagtgatgccctctgatacccagcgtctcgagtaccgactggcggggagattaaagagagaaacttgcatacggcgcttcggcgtcccgacagcgctgctgctgaaaccgtcatcccggccacggaggggggcggttgatgcgcaatatataagatttgcctgccctcggtccaatggcaactcacggaagacataataacttgcgcgctaatccacatatacaaccagaacaccaatactgtatgagtgcgtctaaaaccaattattaatttcttattaccgtaccgattttccaaaaatcaccgtgggaattatacaaattttcaaactcaccatcccacattttcctttaacatttccggtacgaaaccatcgataacaatatacaaataatttttctcgtaacacgaggttcaacagataatattccacgggcataattataaaatttaaaccaccaattaaaccaatattttccttgaaatatttaaaatcaaattatgcccaaaataatattaaaatccagatacaattaattaatgaaaatacattgctcatgcataataaatacaattaaatcacaataaaataataatcgggaatttcttaataacccaaaattccgttagcatcaatgggtatatatatataaaataatatttcttccacaattatatttaaattccaccacatgagcaaattctaaatatcaaattaacacaacataaatataattaattgcccaaaatagtttttcaaggtgggtcactcaccttaagcacgtatatcaatcaagatcctccgcaggatcaactccactacccacacgtgcaactaaaacatccacatacaccaaaccaaatatattaatattttaattgtataataCTCAAATGGGTACACGGGGAgcaaacacaaacgacaaccaaaattgacgagtaatgtact comes from Ziziphus jujuba cultivar Dongzao chromosome 6, ASM3175591v1 and encodes:
- the LOC132804009 gene encoding glycine-rich cell wall structural protein 1.0-like; translation: MEPWLIAIIVFVVSTIIIIILSLICRAQRTWVGHGGGSGAIGGGIWAGGGGGVDNVGGGGYDGGADYAIGIGGFGGAGDYGGGGGGGGFGGGGDYGGGGGGGGGGGDGGGAGGGASAC